The Quercus lobata isolate SW786 chromosome 4, ValleyOak3.0 Primary Assembly, whole genome shotgun sequence genome segment ccataaaTTTTTAGTAGAGTTCATGATGTACCTTTGTATAAAATGGGAGCTACGAAGAGATAAAGAACAATCCACTGTcatttgtatttttctattaCTAATAGATGTGCTACACACACAAAGATATCATAGAatctttttcaatagttttaaGTTTTCACACTTTAATCTTGGTTTGATATACCTTTTTTAAAATGtgatttttgcaaaatttgggATAAAACTGCTTTtccaaaagatttttttttttttttttaaaaatcttaaaacgctttttaaattaaaaacacttaTAGCTTTACAAATCTATATACCACACCCTTTCATATTATCCCCTTCTcccattttttataataataattgtgggggAGGATTTGTTCCAAGCCAGCAAGCAATTTGTCCGCTTTGGTCACGTCGCTTGCAAAGAACAAAGCCGTGTAGGTCCTTtggccccaaagcggacaaactGCTTGTGAGCTTGGAACAAATCTAGTACACTCTTGCCTTCAATTAAGacttataaggcatgagtggGGCGCATCTTTCTTCGATGTGGGAGCAAGCCTAAAAAATTGCTCACGTCGCTTGCAAAGAACAAAGCCGTGCAGGTCCTTCGGCCTCAAAGCGAACAAATTGCTTGCGGGCTTGGAACAAATCTTCCTCCACAATAATAattgaagaatttgaaaaattaggaGTTGGTAggacttttattttattttatttttttggagaaagtttcaacctatggcgttcgctcctgatgatagctctttattatcagaccaagacaccaatcaatttttggtgtaggcggggattgaaccccatatcttttatacaaccatcaaaaactttaccagttgagctaactgaaacccacaataGGACTTTAGAGTATAAGCAAAGCTAGGTTAATATTTTAGTTTGAGTAAATTGCAAAGTACATCCTTGAAGTTTGGAGTTGcttgaattttacaccctgatGTTTGAAAAAATGGATTTTACAACCTAAAATTTAGTTCTGTTATCAAAACCTCACCCTCAGTTTGTTTTAACTGTTAagttagagcattagcattatGCTAATGCTCTATCTAAGGCCTTTTTGGCATTTCATAGTTcaaaaacctttgcatcaaaAAATGGTATACCtcactattgcaaatttttttgcaatagtgctacagtacaattctaaacttagaattgtactgtagcactatggtaaaaaatatatatatattttattccaccTCTTTTCCGTTGGAATCAAATCCTTAGttgaaaaaaagtgatgatatgaaagaaataataaaaaaagattaaaaaataatattttaatgaaaaagtaaaataatagagtttttggatgtagggtgtattgtaaaatggtatggtataattgataaagtagctttttcgaatggtaaaataggatagagtagcattcttcaatgctgATGCTCTAAGAAGGTGGAGTGCTAATGTGTATTGGTTTTGCCAAATCAACCTCCCAAAACACCTTCGCccaaacttaaaacacaaaaccatCTACAACACGACCTATTACCAGAAATCAAAAACTCATTCCAAAATAACTTCCAGGGTAGATCCTTGTggcataaagaaaaaaaaaaatcacttccTTTTAATTTGATCtccaaataaattcaaaactaCATCATTACTGATCTGTCTTCACTCAATAGGGCATCCTATGATTATACAACTCGATGGAAGCAAAGACACAGAGACAGTCTTTAAAATTCGTGTCTAATAAAATTTCATCCATCTTAGTGGAGCAGACTGCCATTGACAAGATACAAATGACTCGTGGCATAAGTAGAGGAGATGTCACTGCATGGGGAAACATGATTGAGGCTATCAGTATAAACTGGTGCGTGTGGAGTCCTGGTGGCACGTGAGGTGTGTGGGACGATTCAACATGGCTATTGCCTATTGACGACTTAAGTGGGCactcccaaaatccaaaatccacaaTCAAACTTGctaaaaacccacaaacaaagtGCAGtgactaaaatacaaaaacctaCTCCAAATAAACCTGCTGAAACCCAAACCTCTTTGTTTCATCACACACAAAACCTTTCCATCTTGTTCGTTCTAGGTTGTCGGCAATGGTAAGAGATTTGCTTCAACTCGATGGCGGTGGCTCGACGGTGACAAAAACCCCccaacaaatccaaatccaataatggaaagaaaaaagcacAAGAGAAAGAAAGCAAAGAGAAACTCGTCGTTGCCACCGCCGCGGAGCTTGATGGGCTCACGAAAGGTTCGTATGCAGGGGCGTACCTATGTGTAAGGGTGGGGGGCCTCCCccaaatttagaaaaaatatataattattttaatattttcaaattttagtctacaaaaataagagtcCCCCAATATTTGATTTAGTCCAAAAtgatgttcttaaaaaaaaaaaaattgttctaatagttatagagatataacattatttttcgcaattttattttttattataaaatgtgctcttatatttgttaaatatttgacaAAGTTTGAcaccaaacatatttgaatctatatttttttcaacttgTTGTGTGGCAATTAATAAatcattgactcattaaaaaaatattgtcactaaaactatacaTGAAATGTCTttttagttgccacataatggATTAGAGAAAGATAGCTTCAAATGTGTTTGAAGCTTAACTTCTTattccaagttttggatcattcatgtttttgaaaattttattagttcaattgaaatattttttacttactttagtataaaatttgataatttgtataaaaaatgaaactttttaagaatttcactataaaaatggtaaaaatattttataaaagatcgccatcaaacataattgtgattgaaaatactaaggtttttttttttttttgagtgtgtatatatataacttatcaaataaaaaagtgtgtatataataaaaaaacatgtgtatatatgtgtgtgtgagggATTGTCTTGGACAAAAttggcttctgcccttttcatgtaaaataaatagcattctatctcatttcccaaactaattagggaaatgcccattttttgaaactcgactttctcaaaatcgagttaagtcctatagtgatgtttttaaggacctatagtggcattttttaactcaagctccatgaaatcgagttataggtaaaaaccTTGCATATAACTCAAGTTGATGGagctcgagttacaaaacgccactataagttcttaaaacgccactatagggctccataattttttttttaactcgattttgagaaaatcaagttttaaaagaggggcatttccctaattagtttgagaaagggggtagaatgctatttattttgcccaaaaagggcaaaggccaattttgtccggactgttttgataaatatattagtgttgTAACTTGGCCCtctcaaacaaaaattcttGGCTCTGCCCTCGTTCGTATGCTGAGTTCATGGGGGTTTTGATTTGGGAATTGGGTTGCTGTGATGGGAAACGGTGTTACATAAGTGACACAGTGTTGTTTTGTAGTGCTGATTtggcaaagaaaaaaacacGTTAGCACACCACTTGTCACTTAACAGCTCAAACTAACTGACGGTTAGGTTTTGCTAACGGAACCaaacttcagggtgtaaaatccaagtAACCCCAAACTTCAGGAGTgtactttgcaatttacccttttAGTTTCAATAAATGAGTCATGACTTCATTTGTTTGGATGGAATTGAGCACAAACAATCACTGCTCCCTAGAAAATTTAATATGACTCTTGGATCATATGAATGGGTGTGACTTTGAGATGGTCTCATATTTTATGGTACTACTGGTTAAGCCAAGTTTTCATCAGTAAGATCTAAGCGCATGGAAGAAGAGTTAATTGAggttctttttcatttctattatgAATAAGAATTGAGGCTTCTAGCAAAGGAACAATTATCTTATACTAGTCGCAAACCCGCACAATGCGCGGAAAAATTTGAcatcatagttttttttttttttttttttttttgtggtgaagtaaaaaatgagaatagtactagtgatttttttttttttttttaatgaaaaaaaatgggtAGATGGGGCTACCTAAGTTGGACTTGAGACTTATAAGTATTAGTCACAAACTCATCTCAAAATAATGTGATTACATTCTAATATAGAGTAGTATATATTATGTAGGTAAAGAAGTCTATATCTTGATAGATATATATCCAAGGAAACATGTTGCAATTtgctttcaattattatatatggcAAGATATTTTGTAACATGTTATAATATAGTTATGCATCAAAAcccaacacaataaaaaaaaataaaaaaattggagaatGTACAATTTTGATTACAACATGAAAATGAATCTTGATTATTTCATATGGAAGctaacattatttttcattttttgagaaGTTAATGAgcaatttatacaaactttgtTTATTAAACCAAGCtataacaatttatattttgatattcaCTAAACTCATATATGAGAATCAActattttatagaattttttctCCACAATTTAATAAACCTGAAAACAGAGGAATCTAAATGTGTAGTAAATCTTAGTCAATcaataaataacacaaaaggGGTAGGAGAAAGCAAAATTAGACATGATAGAATTGTTTATACATGCTCATAATTGTGTTTTAATACCATAGAACTAGTTCATTTTGTTGAGCTATTCacaaatttatacatttaataCTCTTGTTCTCTACGACTATATATCTAGTTTGATCTCTTCCAGTTCTAGGTGTAGCTTTAGCCCAAATTATAGCATATAAGCCAATGATCATGCAAAATGAACCTAGCTAGCAAGATGAAGCCAAAcacaatttctaaattttaacaaatcagCCAAGAAAATagtaagagaagaaaacaaaagaaaatttcgaaGAAGAGCATATTTGTTTGTGAAGCAccaagcctaaaaaaaaaagtgcaatatATCCAATTCATATTGTGTTGTCCAATATGATAACAGTTGTTAAATACATTCTATACATTCTagaaagaaggaagagataaagataataACTGATAAACTATCACATGTTAATAatcaatgaaataaattataaattacaccGCAAGAGTATTGCATTGCTGATTGTAGAATTGCCAATGaaataatatatgtgtatatatatatatatatatatatatatttatatattcagaACACTTGCTAAAAAGTGTGACATATGTGAAACATAattttgtgataattttttttttttaaatgtaagaGAATTTGATTAGTAATACCTACATCATCAcccaaaataaccaaaaacaaCTATTTACAAAGAAatgtaaacaaactaacaaCCATTTATCACTTATTgtcctaaagaaaaaaaaattatggtagtAATTTTGTGTTTAATAGTTTTGGTTCTTTGAGTAGTGCTAACACAAAAGATTGTTGCCATTATCTTGATACAACCTTCTTAAATTCTAATCAATTCAAGAACTTATAAGAAGTTTATGCAgatgaatataagaaaaaagtaCTAAAGAAATATGTATTACACTAAAATATTTAAGGAGTATTATGGATTGAAGAGCAACATGTCATAGCCAAATTGAACTTGGAATAAGAGATAAGTTTAAGCTAAATAAGGTATGATGATTTAATTCATATAGAAAGGTACAAAATCATTGTGCTCTGTCTTaataaatacaaagaacatATTGAACTCAGAAAAAAGAGataattttaagcatttttttccccttgagAATGAGATAAGTTTAAGCTAACTGAGGTGAGGAATAATAGTGTgcgtgtctatatatatatatatatatatatatatatttggctaGCATGATTTGAATTAAGTTGTGGAATATTCTAAGAATAAGTTACATCAAGGTATATGCTTCAGttgaaagaatttttaaatCCAAAGAAATGGATATTAGGTTAACCatgaaaaacataaagaaatatTGCATGCATGCCCATAGTCATAAAATGGATGCAATACTTAAATATTGTAAGTGTCCCAAAATTGTTTCCTTGAAAATTACAAATGGTAAGATTTAGAGATTagatcttaaaataaaattttaaaaaacctttAGTGTGTTTGAATTACCATAATGTTATTTGCATtgtattttgttgaaaatttaatgaaaaaaccATATAAAGATTAGGTATAAtctcaaatacaaagaaaaagagaaacacaTGGTATAATCccaaatataaagaaatagagaaaCGCCATACCTATaaatcataatattttgtttcCTCTCCCAAGGAATCCtaagaaagaaattataaattagCATATATTTAGATGAGAATAAAGGATTTTAGCAAGAATTTGTgtagtatttaatttaaaaaataacaaagctattcagaaaataaaataaacaaatgggagGCAAAAGACCATgtactaaaacaaaataagaaattagcAAGATGGTAATGTATTTCGATATGATGGAAGTGATTTGATAAATTGTGATCAAGGAAAATAACCATTACTCAAAAGAAGAAGTGGAAAACATTTAAaatgtaccaaaaaaaaaaaacaatagagTGAAGATCAAGAGTATTGTAAGCACATTGAAATACTTACCAAATTGAGACGATGACTTTTTGTTGAATTGTTATCTCTGATCGAATAAATCATCTCAATCTTAGTAAAGAAAATCCAAAGTTTCTTGATGGgtgtgttttcttttattttcttcatggGTGTGTTttatactattcttttttttttttttttttttgagaaacaggtAAGTCAATTTTATTGGAGTGAATCAGCCTGAAATACATGAATTAAATCTTGTGGAAGTTCTTCTATCCGCACATCTGTATCAGCAGATAAAACTGCTCTCCTAGCAAGGGAGTGGGCTAAATTATTGCCCCCCCTGTAAACATGACAGAAGCTACAGGATGGGAACCAAGAGCTAGCTTTTTTAATATCTTCAATAACATGGCCCCACTGTGTCCTATTCGGTTGAGGATTGTTGATAGCTGTGATGACTTTTAATGAGTCTCCCTCCACTTCCACGTGACCAAGACAGAGCTCCTGGGCAAAGAGCAGAGCTCTCCGAGCAGCCAAGGCTTCGACTAAGTCCACAAAACTAGGGAGTGGAATAATTTGGCTTAGTGCAGCGATAATCATGCCATCCGCATCCCTCACTGCCACTCCCAGTCCCGCATGCGAAGATTCCTCAAAGATAGCACCGTCGAAGTTGAGCTTGTAAGCACCCCGACCCGGCGGCTTCCATTTCCGTCTCAAGCACTGAACGGAAGTCCGAGGTGGCCTGTCATGAACGTCTCGGAATTCCTGCAGAAGTTCCCATGCCCGTCGCACTGTTTCCCCTACTCCCCAAACCGGTTGcttctctctcaatttattCCGTCGAACCCAAACAGACCATGCAACCATTGAAAACAGTGCAGCAACGTTTGGACTTGTCTCTGCCATCACAGATTCGACAAGCGCACCAAAGGTTCTGAAAACTTTTGACCTTAGGAAGCTAAAACTAGGGTCCGAAAGCCAAATGCCTTTGACTCCTTCACACAGCCATAAACAGTGAATGGTGTCTTCATGATGTTCTTTGCAGAGATTACAAATTTTGTCCGGTAGAACATGCCGTGAAAACAGATTCAGTTTGGTGGGCAACGACTCCCTTGAAGCTCTCCACAAAAAATGCTTCACTTTGTTGGGTACTTGCAATTTCCAAATTCTATTCCAAAAAAGCTTACAACCCTCTGCTTCTGATGAACTAGGCAGAGCAGCCCTGCTTTCGGAAGACAACAACTGGTATGCGCTTTTTACCGAATAATTCCCATCAGTGGTGAGTGGCCAAATTAGCATGTCATCCATTGGAAAATGACTCACCGGGTTACTTTGAATATGCTCGGCTTCCCATGGTAAAAAATTTTGCTCAATTAGCTCCTTATTCCATGCTTTAGTACCAGGGATGAAAAGATCATTGACTGTGGACAGAGACGGATTAAGCTTGGGAAATACAATCTTGCCTCCCCCTGTAAAATCCAGCCACCTATGATTCCAAATATCTATGGATGACCCATCCCCTACTCTCCACCGTGCACCTTTGCCAATGACCTCTCTTGCatttaaaatacttttccaTGCAAAAGAACTTCGCTGGTTAAAGTCTGCTTCCAGAATGTTGCCAGATGGGAAATATTTCGGTTTTAACACCTTATACAGCAACGTCTCCCTCTCATGCAAGAGTCTCCATACTTGTTTTCCGAGGAGGGCATCATTAAACTGTCGGAGATCCCAGAATCCCATGCCTCCTAGAGACTTGGGAGAACAAAGAGTATCCCACTTCAACCACTGCATTCTTCTTTTGTTATCTTGGTtgccccaccaaaatttgcgGATCATCGCCTCAATATCTTTTATTAAACCCAAAGGTAGCCGGAATACACTCATCGAGTAAGTGGGAATCGATTGAATCACCGCCTTGATCATGACCTCCTTCCCGGCTTGAGAAAGTAACTTTTCCTTCCAACCTTGCATCTTTGCCCAAATCCTCTCTTTAATTTGATTGAAACATGCCCTTTTTTGTCTACCCACAAATGATGGCAAACCCAGATATTTTTCATAATGTTTGATAGCCGGCACCCCTAACAAGACCTGAATGTCATGTTGAATCTCCTCCGGTGTGTTACGACTAAAAAAGAGAGTGGTTTTAGTCTTATTCACCAATTGACCCGATGCACCCTCATACCAATCAAGTAATTGCTGAATTTTAAGACACTCAGATCTATTAGCCCTGCAAAAAAGGAGGCAATCATTTGCAAAAAAGAGGTGAGTAATCTTAGGGCCCTGACGGCATAAAGATAAACCCCTAATTTCCCCATTATCGGCTGCTTTGTTGAGAAGAGCATTTAGTCCCTCcgcacaaaataagaaaagaaaaggggacAGAGGATCACCCTGCCTCAACCCCCTAGAAGGTCGGATGAATCCTTTTGGTTCACCATTTAAGAGTATGGAATAGGTCACGGTGGTAACACATTGCATGATCAAAGCCACCCAGGAATCTTGGAACCCCATTTTCAACATGATTTTTTCAAGAAAACTCCACTCCACTCTGTCATATGCCTTACTCATATCGAGCTTCAAGGCCATAAAACCTTCCTTGCCCGAGCTAGAGGTTTTCATATGATGCAATGACTCaaaagcaattaaaatattatctgTGATAAGTCTATCAGCTATAAATGCACTTTGTGCTTCAGAGACTATAGAATTTAACAAAGGTTTCAGGCGGTTAGCAATAACTTTGCTGATAATCTTGTAAAGCACATTGCACAAACTGATAGGTCTAAATTCTGAGACACTTTCAGGATTACTCACTTTTGGAATAAGAGTAATGAAAGTATGATTTATAGATTTAAGGAGATTACCAGAGTTTAGACTAGAAAGAACAGCTTCGGACACCTCTGGACCAATATGTTGCCAAAAGGATTGATAAAAGAGAGGAGGCATTCCATCTGGCCCTGGGGCTTTTAAAGGAGCCATTTGCTTAATGGCAGTGTCAATTTCTATCATAGTGTACGGCTTCATCAACTCCACATTCATTTCCTCTATGACTACCCTCTTCACTCCTTCAAGGACACGGTCAAGATCATGGGGCTGTGATTGTGTGAACAATCTAGTGAAAAACTCCACAAAAATACTAGATACAACACCTTCATCATACTGCCAAGTTCCTTCAGAATCCTGTATACCTTTAATGaagtttcttcttttcctttgggTAGCCACTCCATGaaaatatttggtatttttatcTCCCTTTGCCACCCACTGTACTCTAGCTCTCTGTCTCCACATTCTACTCTCTTTGTCCAGCAAGATATTCAGTTCCCTTCTAAGATGGGTCACATTCCCATAATTCCCACCTCTGGCTGCATCCTCTTCCGCTTTCCATAGCAATTCCTTCGTCTTGGCTATTTATCGCTTAACACTGCCAAAGTGATCTTTGCTCCATGACTTGAGCATTCTTTTACATTTCCTGAGCTTCTTGGATACTTTAAACATTGGACTCCCATCTTGTTGAACTTCCCAAGCTCTTAAGACAATGTCCTTACAACCCCTATCTGCCAGCCACATCTCTTCAAATCGGAAAGGACGCCGGAACCAACGTTGTGATTCGCTATTGGGATCAAGAACCAGCTTTATGGGTAGATGATCAGATGAAAAACAATGGAGATGACGAACTGAAGCTGCTGGAAATTTTGCTAGCCAATCGTAGTTAGCTACTCCCCTGTCTAACCGTTCCCATATTAGGTGACCATATCTTCGGCTGTGCCACGTAAACTCAGGTCCAGAGAAACCAAGATCCACCAAACCACAATCGTCTAACACATCCCGGAAAGCTTGCATCTGGTCATGCGCTCTAATTCTGcctcctctcttctcttccGTCTGGAGTATCTCGTTAAAATCTCCCATACAACACCATGGCAAGTGCGGTTTGGATCGCAACATCCGTAACATACTCCAAGCTTCCTCCCTGTAGTTTGTATTGGGTTCGCCATAGAAACCGGTAAAACGCCAAGCCTCTGCCGTCATTTCGTTCACCACAGCATCTATATGAAATTTTGAGAAACTATCCACCCACACCGTAAATTCCGATTTCCAGAGGAGAGCCAAACCTCCACCTCTACCTTGACTAGGAACGGTAAAAACACCCGCATATTTGATTTTACACCGAATCTTCTCTAACTGTTTTCTTCCAGACCATGTTTCTGACAAGAAAACCATCACGGGATCTTGAGCTCGAATAATTTCTACGAGCTCGTCCTCTGCCagtgggttcccaagcccacggcAGTTCCAGGCTAGGCAACTCATGGCTCTCGGCGGGGCTGTCCCGCAGCCTCCGCCGTTTGGTCAAAAATGGTGTCCATGGCACAGAACTTTTTCCCCATCACTTCAACTTCAATGTCATCTTCTTCGTCACGAACCTGGCGTTTTCTCTGTAATGGCGTACTCTGCATGGTGTTGTTTTGGATGCCAGCATGGGCTCTTTCAACGACTAATCTTTTCCAACCACGGGGCTTATTTTCACTTGCATGTGGGCTATTCTTTTGAATCAAATCTGCATCACCGTTTGTAGCCAAGCCCACTGGACCCAGCGGAATTAATTGACTTTGGGCCTTTCCAAGGCCCAAGGTAGAGGCAGAAGCATTAGAGTCAGAGTCCACGTTAACGttatcatattttgaaatttcgGCGTCTAAACCGCGTAACATATCCTCAAAATCCATTACTACCCGAGAATCTCGCCCTGCATTAACTTCAGCCCCTGAGATCACGGAAACTGGATCATCGACGGTTTCCTTTCTAGGAACTACCTGTTCACGGCTTTCCTTCCTCTGATGGCAGTTTCCGGCGTGTTCAAATCTGTTACCAATCACACTATGACTCCCTGTAACTCCACCATTATCTCTGTCGTCCTCCCCTTCTGCAACATCGTTATAATCCTCAACCGCTCCCCCCACCCGAATAGCTGAACATTTTCTAGTATTGAAAAAAGGAGCGCGGAGCCACGCACCAAATTGTCTATCGCTCTCCGACAGAGTTCCATTACTCTTGATCCATAATTCACAGTCCTTGTCGCTGTGAGATAGTCTTCCACACCAATAGCATAAGATCGGCAACCTTTCATATTTGAAACGTATCCAACCAATCTCCCCATCCTCTCTGCGAAGTTTCCGGCCGCGACATAAGGGTTTTGAAGTATCAACCTGGACCCTAATCCTCATGAATGTACTACCATCTTGATTACCCCATTCACGGATGCCCGGTAGAACCTTCCCACAGACCCTACCAATCTCCGCTGCTGCTTCCGGCGTCATATCACAGACCGGTATGTCATGAAGCTGCACCCAGAAGACCGTTTTATTGAACACAAGGTCTTTAACAGCACCATTCTTCTCTAACCTGCACAAAGACACTAGATATTTATCATAACTCCAAGGCTCGCCTAGCAGAACCTTGTCCGCATCAGTTTTTTCAGAGAACACAAAGAGAACAACATGGTTGCCCATGTCTTTAACTTCAAAACCCTTCTTCGTGGACCATAGCTGTTTAAAGGTTCGAGCAACGGCCTCCATATTAAGGGCTCGTCGTGTATAAAACTTGGCGGCAATGACTTTTCCGCCTAGTATTTCTGGTGATTTGCCACTGTACTCATTCCCTTcatatgaaaatttattttgtcatAATGCACTTTGGCATAACTTAATATATGATCGTTCAAGAGAATGTGTAAGGTCATAAACTCATAATGCAATATTGGGTGTGTTTTCTACTATTCTGTTCATATGACAATTTATTTTGCCATAATGCACTTGGGAATAGTTTAGTATTCATATGTTCAGTCAAGAGAATGTGTAAGGTCATAAACTGATAAtgcaattttgatttttttttgtccaatattgaatattttaatatttaatatgtttagtattatatatatatatatatatatatatatatatatatataatgttagaTATTTTGGAGTGTTAAGTggtatttctatttctattatATCTCTTTTACTATAAATTACCACCAACAAAGTGATATGCTGAAGATAATCCCACCATTTGTAGTTCTATGTCACATGTTTGATAAAATACCTATGAGAAg includes the following:
- the LOC115988108 gene encoding uncharacterized protein LOC115988108, with the protein product MSCLAWNCRGLGNPLAEDELVEIIRAQDPVMVFLSETWSGRKQLEKIRCKIKYAGVFTVPSQGRGGGLALLWKSEFTVWVDSFSKFHIDAVVNEMTAEAWRFTGFYGEPNTNYREEAWSMLRMLRSKPHLPWCCMGDFNEILQTEEKRGGRIRAHDQMQAFRDVLDDCGLVDLGFSGPEFTWHSRRYGHLIWERLDRGVANYDWLAKFPAASVRHLHCFSSDHLPIKLVLDPNSESQRWFRRPFRFEEMWLADRGCKDIVLRAWEVQQDGSPMFKVSKKLRKCKRMLKSWSKDHFGSVKR